Within the Dechloromonas denitrificans genome, the region GAGCCAGCCGTCGTCGTTACCCCCGGGATGATATTCAACGCTTCGGGCAGAGCATCCCGGCTGAAATCCAAAATCTGCTCACGATCCAGCGTAGCGGTTCCAAGCGGCGTCTCGTCTTCACGCTTGGCACTGACGGTGATCTGGCCAAGTGTGAATACGTTGCTCTCTGCTGCGGCGCTGCCAGTCTTGCTGTCTGTGGTGTCAGCGGCAGATTGCATTGAGAATGCTGCGGCCAGCAGTGCAGGTAGTAGTCGAAGAGCAAACTTGTGACCATGCTCTATCGCTTGTTTTTCAGAAATGAGTCTTGGCATACGTTCCCCCAGAACAGTTGATGTGGCTGTAAATAACAAAATCAGTAAGCAAGCAAATACCGATAAGCCTTCCCAATTTGAGATGCTGGCCAGGCTCCGGTTTAGCGTGGCATCGTCTGGCTGAAGGCGTAGAAGCCGCGGGGCGAGCGGCAGTCGCTGGCGCTGCTCCGGCGATAGACCAGCCAGCGCTCGTCGCGCAGGCGCCAGGCGGCCAGTTCCTCGCTGTAGGTGACGACTTGGTAGAACTCCTCGTCGTCGTCCGAGGCCAACTCGGTCAGTTCGAAACGGTAGGCGGTGAAGCAGGCCTGATCGTCGGCGTCGTAACCCACCGTGCGATCGGCGCTGATTTCGTATTCGCTGTATTGCGCGAAATAGAGCGGGGCGTCGACCGCGTCCAGCCATTCGTCCGGCAGGTGGCTGCCCCAGGCCGGCAGGCGCTCCGCCTGGCGGTTTTTCCGGCTTTTTCCGAGGTTGGTGGCAGGCGAACGGGTGGCGGATGGCGTTTCCGGTTTCATAAGCAAGATATACAAAGTTATATAACGATACTCAGTATTAGCAAGTCCGGTGCCAGTCGGAAAGCAAGCTGAATAGATCGGTTTGGGCGGGTTTTGGTGGGGTTTGCGACTTCGTTATGTTGTTAACTATACAACGATGTCGACAAGCCGACAGAAGGTGTCGGCTGGGTCAGCGCTCAGGCGTCGAAATGCAGGGCGAGACTTTCCAGCACCTTGGGCAAGGGGATGTTTTCCTCGCTTTCGAGAATGCCCGGTACCGGGTGCGGGTACTCGTAGAAAATGCCGTAGGTGCCGGCACGCTGACCATGCAGGAAGACATGGGCGCGCAATTTGTTCAGCTCGGTGTGGTGCAGGGTGACCATGTTCGGGTCGCCGCTGTCTTCGGCGATATCGCAGGCCTGGGCGATGCGCTCGTCGAGCGAGACCAGGACGCGGCGGATTTCGCGGGCCTTGGGGGCGGCCCAGGGATTGACGTTCATGGCTGCAGCTCCGGTCGAATTTGCGCCAGCCAGCGATCGATCCGTTCTTCGCTGAGCAGCGGCTGATTGATCTGGTCGAGGGCCAGGCCGAGGAAATGTTCGCCATCGACGGCCTGCGAGGCGGCGAACTGGTAACCGGCCGTCGGCCAGTAGCCGATGGCCCGGGCGCCGCGCGCTACCAGCGCATCGTGAATGATGCCGATGGCGTCGACGAATTCGTCCGGGTACTTCTTCTGGTCGCCCAGGCCGAAAATCGCAACGACCTTGCCGGCCAGGTCGGTGTCGGCCAGTTGCGGCAGGAATTCCTCCCAGCTCGGCTGGCTGAGGCCGGTCGACAGCCCCGGCAATTCCCCGGCCCCGAGCGTCGAGCTGCCGAGAATCAGCAGCTCGCAGGCGAGAAAGTCATCAAGCGTCGTCCGCCCGATATTGACCGGGGTCGCCGCCGCATCGCCCAATTTCTTGGCGATCTGCTTGGCGACCAGCCGGGTGCGGCCGGTGTCGGTACCGAAAAATATGCCGATTCTGGCCATGGCTTGCCCTCAGGCGCTGATCGGTTCTTCCTGGGTCAGCTCTTCCGGCAGGCAACCGACCGGGTTGCCGAGCAGGCCGTCCGGGCCGCTTTCGAAGCGCACCAGATAGATTTCCTTGCTCTCGTCCATTTCGGCAACCCCGAAATGCACCACCACGCCGCGTGATCCGGCTGCGGCGATCAGGCCTTCTTCCTCGTCCACGCCGGGCATGCCGCCATCGTTCAGGATGTCTTCGGCGGCATAGACCATGTCGCCAATCTCGTAGGGAATCGCGCTCATCGTCTCAGCTCCAGACATCAGCCGGCGCCAGCAGGCGCTCGACCGGTTGATCGAACATCAGGTGCTCGTCGATGATCACGCCGACATCTTCCGGCTTGACCCCGGTGTACATCACGCCTTCCGGATAGACCAGGATGCTCGGGCCGAGATGGCAGGGGCCGAGGCAGCCGGTATTGGTCAGCTGGAAGCCGGAGGCCCACAGGTTGCGGGCGGTGAATTCGTCCGAGAAGGCCTGCCAGGTCTGGGCGCAGGCTTTGTCCTGGCAGGAACCGCGCGGATGGCCGGCCGGGCGGCCCTGGACGCAGACTAGTACGTGTTTCTTGGGTTTTGGCATGAAGCTCTCCTGGTTGATGGGAGAGTCATTGCAAGGGTAATGCCAGCTTGGAATCCAATGGATTCAGTGGCTTGTCGCGATGCGGCTATGTCATGTTTGCGACAAAACCGGCGACACCAACCAAAAAGGTGGTGCCCATGGGCAGGATCGAACTGCCGACCTCTCCCTTACCAAGGGAGTGCTCTACCACTGAGCCACATGGGCAAACCTGGTGCGTCCTGACGGGCTCGAACCGCCGACATTCTGCGTGTAAGGCAGACGCTCTACCAACTGAGCTAAGAACGCGTGGGGCGCGCATTATAACGAAAAAGTCGGCGTCTGCCGGATTATTTGCCGGCTTTTTTCCCGGCCGCGTTCCGATGCTACGATGTGCCTTTAATTACGTCGCCAGGCTTGATCAATGGCTGTTTGCCGATTCCTTTTGACCGTCAGCCTGGGGTTGCTTTGCGGTCTGATAGCGCCACTGGCGCAGGCGGAAGACAAGGTGCTGCGGGTTGCCGTACTCGATGATGCGCCGCCGATGGCTTATCGCGACAGCCGCGGCAATCTGACCGGCTTCAGCTATACGATTGCCCAGGCGTTGTGCGAGGAAATGAAGGTGCGGTGCCAATTCCAGGTGACCCGCCTCGACTATCTGATTGATGATCTGGCGGCCGGGAATTTCGATATCGCCGCGGTCGGCTTGCTGAATACGCCGGAGCGGGCCGAGAAGATCCTTTTCAGCAAATCCGTCTATCGTTCGATTTCGCTGTGGTTCGCCCGCCCGGGTATCGATCCGGGGCAGCGCGGCATCCGCGTTTCGACCTTTCGCGGCTCGGCGCATGAGCGCTATCTCAAGGCGCAGGGCTGGGACGTGGTCAGTGCGCAAAGCGATGGCCAGATGCTCGAACAACTGTCGGCCGGCGTCGCCCAGGCGGTGGTCGTGCCCCTGATGACCAGTTTGGGGCTGCAGAAGAACCCGAAGTTCCTGCAGTTCGGCCTGACCCCCAGCGTGCTGCACGCCGCCGAACTGGAGGGCGCCGCGTCTTTCGGCATCAATCCGCACCGAGCCGATCTCAAGGCGTCGCTCGACAAGGCGCTCGATGCCATCTTGCGCAACGGGGTCTATGAGCGGATCAACACCCAGTTCCTGCCGTTTCGGGTGAACTGAAAGCGGCCGGCCTTCAGAACTGCTTGACCTCGATGTTCAGCGTCTGGATGCGGTAGGCGATCTGCCGCGGCGTCATGCCGAGAATCCGTGCCGCCTTGGCCTGGACCCAGCCGGCCTGTTCGAGCGCGGCGATGACCCGTTCCTTTTCCGAGAGGTTGGGGTCGTCGATATCGACCTCGGCGTTCGGGCTGAAAATCGGGGCCGGGGCGACGCTGCCGCCGGCCCGCGCCGGCTTGCCGGGGGCGCGGTCGCGGGCGCTCGGGAAACGGATCAGATCGACGTCGATATGGCCGTCCTCGGAGAGCACGGCGGCGCGTTCCAGACAGTTTTCCAGTTCGCGCACATTGCCCGGCCACTCATGGTTGGCCAGCCGGCGCTGGGCCATGTCGGTCAGGCTGAGCTTGCGCTTCTGGTCGTTGCCGATCTTGGTCAGCAGGTGGCGGGCGATTTCCGGAATGTCCTCGATCCGCTCGCGCAGCGGCGGCAGGAAGAGCGGCATGACGTTCAGCCGGTAGAACAAGTCTTCGCGGAAGTCGCCCATATCGACGGCGGTTTCCAGATCGCGGTGCGTCGCGGCAATGATCCGGACATCGACCTTGATGGTCCGGCTGCCGCCGACCCGCTCGAATTCGCCTTCCTGCAGGATACGCAGCAGCTTGGCCTGGAAAGCCGAGGAGACTTCGCCGATTTCGTCGAGGAACAGGGTGCCGCCATGCGCCTGCTCGAAGCGGCCCTTGCGCGACTCGACGGCGCCGGTGAAGGCACCGCGTTCGTGGCCGAACAGCTCGGATTCGAGCAGGTTTTCCGGCAGCGCGGCGCAGTTCAGGCGGACCAGCGCATTGCGGGCGCGCGGCGAGTTGTAGTGGATGGCGTTGGCGATCAGTTCCTTGCCGGTCCCGGTCTCGCCGCGGATCAGCACGGTGGTGTTCCATTTGGCGACCATCCGCGCCTGATCGAAAACCCGGCGCATCACCGCCGAACGCCCGACCATGCTATCGAAACCGAACTGATGACGAACGGTGCGGCGCAACAGGTCGCGCTCCTCGACCAGGGTTGATTTCTCCTGCGCCACTTCGAGCGACAGGCGCAGGCTCTGGCCGATCAGGTTGGCGACCATTTCGACGAACTGGGCGCGTTCCTCGAGCAGGCCGTCTTCCTCGGCTTCCGGCTGGACGGCGAGAACGCCCTGCAGGTTGCCGCCGACCTTGATCGGCACGGCGATGAACGGCAGTTCCGGTTGATAGACCTTCTGCCGGTTGAGAAAGCGCGGCTCGTCGGCGACGCGCGCCAGCTTAATCGTCCGTGGTTTTTCGAGGACCAGGCCGATCATGCCTTCGCCCGGGCCGTACTGGGCGTCGTCCGAGTCCGGGCCGTTCGGGTTGTAGATGGTATGGATGTTCAGGTTGCCGGTTTCCGGATCGACCACGCTGATCAGGCCGCGTGTCAGGCCGGCTTCGTCATGCAGCACGCGCAGCACGTCGCGGAGCGATTCCTTGAAGGCCAACGAGCGGCTGAGGACGCGGCTGACGGCATAGAGCGCCGAGAGCAGCATGATGTTGAGTTCATGCGTTCGGCAGTAGCCCCCGGGGGGCGGGCACTCGGCGTCGGCGCTGTGGATGATGTGTTCGTGCATGCTGTGCTCGCTATTTATTGTTATTAGATCGGGTCGCCGTCGAGGCGAAACTCGACGATGGCCGCGCAGCCGCCGCTTGGGCTTTCGTCGAGATCGATGATGCCGCCGTGGTCGGCGACCACCTGCTGGACGCGCGACAGGCCGGTGCCGATATGCCGGCCGCTGCCGCCCTTGGCCGTGAAGAACGGCTCGAACGCCTTGTGCCGCCAGTCTTCTGGAATGCCCGGGCCGCTGTCGGCGACGATGATCACGATGCGGTCGTGTTCGACGACGCTGGTCAGCGTCAGCTCGCGCCGCTTCCAGCCCTTGACGTTCATCGCTTCGATGGCGTTGTCCATCAGCGCCTTGAACAGCATGCGCAATTGCAGCGGGCGGCCGAGGATGGTCGGCAGCGTCGCCGCTGGTTGCCAGTCGACGGTGATGCCGGCGCCGAGCAGGCGCGGCGTGCTGACTTCGAGCACATCGCGCAGGATTTCATTGAGGTTGACGCTGACCACGATCTCCTGGGCGCGCGGCGGGATGACCTGGCGCAGCGACTCGAGATGCTCGCGGCTGCCGGTCAGCGCCTGCTGCAGCACGCTGGCCGCGGCCGGGTCGCGGCGCTGCAGGACGGAGAGGGCGGAGGCCATCACGTTCATCGGCTCTTCCAGCCGGAAAATCGCCGCCGACAAGCCTTCGCGGATCGCTGCGGTACGTTCCTCTTCGGCCAGCACGGCCTGCAGCACGGCGGCGCGGGTGCGCTCCTGTTCGTCGCGCAGGTTGGTGATGTCGGCCATGGCGAGCAGCAGGCCGGGTTGGCCGGCGGCGCAGAAATAGCTGTCGGCGCAGTCGCTCTGGATGTCGATCACCGACGAGGTCACCGAGAGCCAGCGGGCGCGCCCGGCCGGGCGGTCGATGCGCGCCTCGCGATTGACGAAGGTGCATTGCCCCGGGTCTTCGGCGAGGGCCTCGCGCCAGTCCGGAGCCAGGCTATCGAGCAGCGTGTGGGCCGGTTCCTTGACGCGCAGGTCAGTGACCAGCTTCTTGTATTCCTGGTTGTCGAGAACGATGCGGCCGGTCGGGTCGAGCAGCGCAAAGGCGATCGGCGCCGCGTCGACGACCGATTCGATCAGCTGTTTCTGATTGCGGACGACGCGTTCCAGGCGATGCAGCTCGGTGACGTCGCGGTGCATGCCGAGGTAGTGGGTGGTCTTGCCGGTACTGTCTACTACCGGCGAGATGTTCAGTTCGGCCAGATAGATATCGCCATCCTTGCGCCGGTTGAGCAGCTTGCCCGACCACGGGCGCTGCGCCGCCAGCTCCTTCCACATCGCCTGATAGGTGGCGGCCGGCGTCGTATGGTTGGACAGAACGGCTTCGTTCTTGCCGACGATCTCTTCGCGGCTGTAACCGGTGACCCGGCTGAAGGCTTCGTTGGCAAAAAGGATGTTGGCCTTGGCGTCGGTGATCGAAATCGCCAGATCGGCCTGGTCTACCGCCTGACGATAGGCCTCGGAGGGCAGTACGAGCCAGGTCGACGATTCGCTGGATTGCTTGACACGCTCTGGTGCAGTCATTGAATGACTCCTGAAATATATTTGTTCCAGCCAAGCAGGTTCCATGCCGTCGATTCGAGATGCTCAGCTAAATGCACTGCTGGCCGAGGGAAGGAGGAAATGCGACGTAATTTCTGTCGGATTGACGACATTTTGGTGGGCTGAAAACGCACCAATTTCGTGCGTCAGGCTTCCGGCCGGGCGAAAGCGGCCTTTTCTTGTCCCCATTTTTGGGAATCGGGAATATTTCTTCGGGTTTCGGGGGGTGAAGTCGCTTCTCTGGTTATTGGCATAGAAGCTGCTAGATGGGTAGCAAGCCAACCCACATTTCGATCATGACTACTACCCAAACTGCGACCGAAGTGCCCGTCCCCAGCCAGACCAAGATGTTCAAACATGGCGTGATTCTCTGCCTGTTCTGTCTGGGATTCGGGTTGCTCCTGGCTATCACCAACGAGATCACGCTCGACGACATCGAGGCGCGCGCCATCGAGGACAAGCAGAATTCGTTGAGCCAGGTCTTGCCGGACGAGTTGCACGACAACAATCCGGTGACCGATACGGTAGCCATGGTGAATGCCGAGGGCAAGGCCTTGACCGTTTTTCGCGCCCGGAAGAACGGCAAGGTGACCGGGGTGGCTTACGAGATTTTCGGTACCGGCTACGCCGGCGAAATCAAGCTGATGATGGGCATCGATGCCGCGGGCAAGCTGCTCGGCGTGCGCGTTCTGGCGCACAAGGAAACACCGGGCCTGGGCGACAAGATCGAGGTCAAGAAAGGGCCGTGGATCGAGCGCTTCACCGGGCTCTCGATGGGCAATCCGCCGCTCGAGCGCTGGAAGGTGAAAAAGGATGGTGGCGACTTCGACCAGTTCGCCGGCGCGACGATCACACCGCGCGGCGTGATGGTCGCCATTCGCAGCGGACTCGAATTTTTTGCAGAGAACAAAACCCGTTTGACGGAGGCTGACTGACATGGCAAACAGCGACTACAAGACGATCATCAAGGACGGCCTGTGGGACAACAACGGCGTCTTCAGCATGCTGCTCGGCATGTGCCCGGCGATGGCGATGACGACCAGCGCCACCAACGGTTTCGGCATGGGCCTGGCGACGGCGGTGGTGATGGCGGCTTCGAGCTGGCTGGTGGCCATCTTCCGTAACCGGATCACCACCGAAGTGCGGATTCCGGTCTATATCCTGATCGTCGCCGCCATGGTCACCGTGGTCGATCTCGGGATGAATGCCTGGATGCACGAGTTGTACAAGGTGCTCGGCCTGTTCATTCCGTTGATCGTCTCGAACTGCCTGCCGCTGGCCCGGCTGGAAGCCTTCGCCGCCAAGCGGTCGCCGGTTCCCGCCTTGCTCGATGGCCTGTTCATGGGCCTCGGTTTCACTATCGCCCTGACTTCGGTCGGCGCGGTGCGCGAAATCATCGGCTCCGGCACGCTGTTCGCGGATGCCTCGCTGCTCCTCGGCCCGACTTTCAAGGTCATCGAAATGCGTCTGCTGCCGTCCGACATGGGCGTCCTGATGATGATCCTGCCGCCCGGCGGCTTCATCGTCACCGGCCTGCTCGTCGTCGTCAAACGCCTGCTCGACCTGCGGGCCGGCAAGGAAATCCAGATGACCGGCGCGCATGCCGTGTGATCGATGAGTACTCAAACCATGACTTCATTACCGGTGATACCGAATGCCGCCCAGCGCTCGGTCGAGGGGATAGCCCGGGTCGTTCGCGTGACGGACGACCAGCTCTGGCTTGAACCGGAACAGACCACCAGCTGCGGCCACTGTGCCTCGAGTGCCAGTTGCGGCATCGAGGCCCGCGAAGCAGCCGGCATCGGCACAGTGACCAGCCGCCTGCAGCAACGGCGCTTCGTGGTCGATAACCCGGGCGCCGGCTATCGCGAAGGCGATCGCCTGGTGGTCGGGGTCAGCGAAGGCTCGCTGCTTAAGGCGTCGCTGACCGCCTACGGCTTGCCGCTGCTCTTTGCGCTGACGGCCGGCTCGCTGACCCAGGCCGCCTATGGCGAGGATCTGACGACGATATTCGGGATGGCCGGCGGCTTGCTGCTCGGCCTGATCGCGGCGCGCTTCAATGCCCGGCGTCTCGCCGCCCGGGGCGATCTGGTGCCGCGCATCCTGCGCCGGGCGCGGGCTGACGAAACCTGTGGAACTGTTTAGGAATAGGGGAAGACGATGAGAGATTTTGCCTTGATGATGATCGGCGCGGCCCTGGTGAACAACGTGATCCTGGCCCGCTTCCTCGGACTCTGCTCGTTCATGGGGGTGACGACCCGGGTCGATACGGCGGCCGGCATGGGGCTGGCGACCACCTTCGTCATTACTGTCTCATCGATGGCCGACTGGGCGGTCCAGACCTACCTGCTCGATGCCTACAACCTCGGTTTCCTGCGCACCGTGACCTTCATTCTGGTTATCGCCAGCGCCGTGCAATTCACCGAGATGACGATCAAGAAGGTGTCGCCGACGCTGTTCCAGATGCTCGGCATCTACCTGCCGCTGATCACCACCAACTGCGCCGTGCTCGGTGTCGCGCTGCTGCTGGTCGAAGGCAAGATGGGCTTCATGAGTTCGACGATGTTCGCCTTTGCCTCGGCCGTCGGCTACAGCCTGGTCATGATCATTTTCGCCGGCCTGCGCGAGCGTCTCGTGCTGGCCAACGTGCCGCGCCTGTTCGCAGGTCCGCCGATCGCCTTCATCGTTGCCGGCATGCTGGCCATGGCGTTCATGGGCTTCTCGGGCATTGCCACGAGCTAATCGTTAAACCAGTTTGGCAGGAAGGAGAATCTCATGTTGATGTCGGTAGGAAGTCTCGCAGTCATGGGCCTGACCCTGGGGAGCGTGCTCGGTGTCGCGTCGCGCTACCTGGCGGTCGAAGAAAACCCGATCGAGGCCGAGCTGCAGGCGATGCTGCCCGGCTCGCAGTGCGGCCAGTGCGGTTACGTCGGCTGCGCCCAGGCGGCGGCGGCGCTGGCCAAGGGCGAAGCGCCGGTCACCCTCTGTCCGCCGGGCGGCAAGGCGACCGTCGAAGCCCTGGCCGCCAAGCTCGGCGTCAAGGTCGATCTCTCCAAAGTTTCCGACAGCGGGCCGCAGATCGCCGAAGTGACCGAGGAAATCTGCATCGGCTGCTGCCGTTGCATGAAGGTCTGTCCGACCGACGCGATCATCGGCGCCGCCAAGCAGATTCACAACGTCATCCGCGAAGCCTGTACCGGCTGTTCGTCGTGCATCGACGTCTGTCCGACCGAAGCGCTCGGCATGGCGCCCATTCCGGTCACGCTGCAACACTGGACCTGGCCGAAGCCGGCGTCCGCCCACAACTGAGGACACGACGATGGGATTTCTCGACCGCTTTCTGAAGACGCCGAACTGGGGCGTTCATCCGGAAGACCACAAGCGTCCGGCCGCCGATGCGCCGCTCCGCCTCTTCCCGTCGCCCCCCCGCGTCTTCATGCCGTTGCACCAGCATGTCGGCGGTGCGGCCCGGCCCGTCGTGCTGGTGGGCCAGAAAGTGCTCAAGGGGCAACTGATCGCCGAAGCCCAGGGCAACATCTCGGCGCCGATTCACGCCTCGGTTTCCGGCACGATCAGCGCGGTCGGCGAAGTCACCGCGCCGCATCCGTCCGGCCTGCCGTTCAAGGCGATCACCATCGATTCCGACGGGGCCGACCGCTGGTTCGACAGCGAGCCGCTGGCCGATCCGTTCTCGGCGGCGCCCGAGGAAATCGCCCGCCGCGCCGCACTGGCCGGCGTCGTCGGTCTCGGCGGCGCGACCTTCCCGGCCGCCGTGAAATTCGCGCTGGGCAAGCGCCTCAAGGTGTCGACGCTGATCGTCAATGGCGGCGAATGCGAACCCTACCTGTCGAGCGACGACCGCATCATGCGCGACTTCCCGGAGATGGTGATCGACGGCGCGCGCCTCGTCATGCATGCCATTGGCGCGACGGATGCGTTGGTCGGCATCGAGGACAACAAGCCGGAAGCCATCGCGGCGATGCGCAGGGCCGCCGCAGCCTACCCGGAAGTCAAGATTCGGCCGGTGCCGGCGTGGTATCCGATGGGTTCGGACAAGCAGTTGATCCAGACGCTGACCGGCAAGGAAGTGCCATCCGACGCCCGGGCCGCCGAAGTCGGCGTGCTGGTCCATAACGTCTCGACCTGCGCTGCCGTGCATAAGGCGATCCGTCTCGGCCAGCCGCTGGTCGAGCGCATCATTACCCTGAACGGCGGTGCCATCGCCAATCCCGGCAATCTCTATGCGCCGCTCGGCACGATGATCAGCGACCTGTTCGCCTTCGTCGGTCTGAGAGAGGCGCCGGCCCGCCTGATCCTCGGCGGTCCGATGATGGGGACGCCACTGCTGCATGACCGGATTCCCATCGTCAAGGGCGCTTCCGGCATCCTCGCCTTCAATGCGGCCGAGGCCTTCGTTCCCGAAGCCGGCCCGTGCATCCGCTGCGGCAGTTGTACCAAGGCCTGTCCGATGGGCTTGCTGCCGCTCGAAATGGCGGCCCGCATCCGGGTCGGCGACCTTGAGGGCGCCGAGGCCTATGCCCTGCAGGATTGCATCTCCTGCGGCTGCTGTGCCTACGTCTGTCCGTCGCATATCCCGCTGGTCCAGTATTTCAGTCACGCCAAAGGCGAACTGACGGCGGCCGAGCGGACCAAGCTGCGCACCGAAGCGACCCGGCGTCTGGCCGAAGCCAAGACCGCCCGGATCGAACGCGAGAACCGGGAAAAGGCAGAAGCCGCGGCCCGCCGCAAGGCCGAGCGCGAAGCCGCCAAGGCGGCGACTGCTGCGCCACCAGTTACCGAACAGACTCAGGGAGCTTCAGCATGAGCCAAGCGTACGGAATGACCGTCGCCGCGCCGCATACCACGACGACCAACAGCCCCGGGCGGATCATGAGCCTGGTCATGCTCGCCCTGGCGCCGGCTACCATTTACGGCTTCTGGCTTTATGGCTGGCCGGCCTTCTTTCTCTGGGGCATCACCATCGCCTCGGCGATGCTCGGCGAAGCCTTCAGCCTGCGCTGGCAGAACCGTACAGCGGCGCCGGTGCTGCTCGATGGCTCGGCCATCCTGACCGGCTGGCTGCTCGCCGTTTCGCTACCACCCTGGGCGCCGTGGTGGATCGGCGTATTCGGCGGGTTGTTCGCGACGATGCTGGGCAAGCAGGCGTTCGGCGGGCTCGGCCAGAACCTGTTCAACCCGGCCATGGTGGCGCGGGTGGCGCTGCTCATTTCGTTTCCGGTCCAGATGACGGCATGGGTTGCGCCGCTGCCGATGTTCAGCATCGGCGCACCGGGCGTACTGGACGGCTTGCTGATCATCCTCAAAGGCATGCCGCCGGCCCTCGACGCGGTGACCAGCGCGACGACGCTGGGCTTCGGCAAGACCGAGCTGTCGCGCGGCATCAGCCTGCTCGAATCGCTGCAGCATGCGCCGGCCCTGTCGTTCATCGGCAACCGTCCCGGCAGCCTCGGCGAAACCGCCGCCTGGCTGGTTATTGCCGGCGGTGTGGCGATGATGTTCCTGCGCATCATCACCTGGCACATCCCCGTGGCGATGCTGGCCGGCATTGCGCTTCCCGCCGCCATCCTGCATGCCGTCGATCCGGCGCGTTATCTCGATATGGGCGCCCACCTGCTGTCGGGCGGGGCGATGCTCGGCGCCTTCTTCATCGCCACCGACTACGTGACTTCGCCGAACTCGCCGCGCGGCCAGCTGATTTTCGGCTTCGGTTGCGGCGTACTCACCTACGTCATCCGAACCTGGGCGGGTTATCCGGAAGGGGTGGCCTTCGCGGTGCTGCTGATGAACTCGATGACGCCGATCATCGATACCTATTTCAAACCGCGTATCTACGGTCGTGACAGCAAGGGGAAACCTTTGCAGACGACCAATTGAAGGAGGTAAATCGAGATGCAAATCGGTGTCGCCTATTCCGAACCCGGTCAGCAAATCTGGCTGAACATCGAGGTGCCGGACGAATCGTCGGTCAAGGAAGCCATTGATCGTTCCGGCATCCTCAAACAGTTTCCCCACATTGACCTGAGCGCCCAGAAAGTCGGGGTGTTCGGCCGCCTGGTCAAGCTCGATGCCGCGCTGAAGGCCGGCGACCGGATCGAGATCTACCGGGGAATCATTGCTGACCCTGAAACCGTCCCGCGTCGGGACATGAACGAAGAAGACTAAACAACAATATGTCGATAACCATAGGTGTGGTGCGCGAAAGCGCGCCAGGAGAACATCGCGTCGCCATCGTGCCGGAAACGAGCAAGAAGTTTCAGGCACTGGGGGCGAAAGTAGTACTGGAAAACAATGTCGCACTGGACAGCCATTTCATGGATGGCGGCTTCGAGCAGGCGGCCTTCGGCCAGGACTTGCCCGCGGTTTACGGCCAAGCCCAACTGATTCTCCGCGTCACGCCGCCGTCGGCGGCAGAG harbors:
- the rsxC gene encoding electron transport complex subunit RsxC; translated protein: MGFLDRFLKTPNWGVHPEDHKRPAADAPLRLFPSPPRVFMPLHQHVGGAARPVVLVGQKVLKGQLIAEAQGNISAPIHASVSGTISAVGEVTAPHPSGLPFKAITIDSDGADRWFDSEPLADPFSAAPEEIARRAALAGVVGLGGATFPAAVKFALGKRLKVSTLIVNGGECEPYLSSDDRIMRDFPEMVIDGARLVMHAIGATDALVGIEDNKPEAIAAMRRAAAAYPEVKIRPVPAWYPMGSDKQLIQTLTGKEVPSDARAAEVGVLVHNVSTCAAVHKAIRLGQPLVERIITLNGGAIANPGNLYAPLGTMISDLFAFVGLREAPARLILGGPMMGTPLLHDRIPIVKGASGILAFNAAEAFVPEAGPCIRCGSCTKACPMGLLPLEMAARIRVGDLEGAEAYALQDCISCGCCAYVCPSHIPLVQYFSHAKGELTAAERTKLRTEATRRLAEAKTARIERENREKAEAAARRKAEREAAKAATAAPPVTEQTQGASA
- a CDS encoding RnfH family protein; the protein is MQIGVAYSEPGQQIWLNIEVPDESSVKEAIDRSGILKQFPHIDLSAQKVGVFGRLVKLDAALKAGDRIEIYRGIIADPETVPRRDMNEED
- a CDS encoding RnfABCDGE type electron transport complex subunit B — its product is MLMSVGSLAVMGLTLGSVLGVASRYLAVEENPIEAELQAMLPGSQCGQCGYVGCAQAAAALAKGEAPVTLCPPGGKATVEALAAKLGVKVDLSKVSDSGPQIAEVTEEICIGCCRCMKVCPTDAIIGAAKQIHNVIREACTGCSSCIDVCPTEALGMAPIPVTLQHWTWPKPASAHN
- the rsxA gene encoding electron transport complex subunit RsxA; the protein is MRDFALMMIGAALVNNVILARFLGLCSFMGVTTRVDTAAGMGLATTFVITVSSMADWAVQTYLLDAYNLGFLRTVTFILVIASAVQFTEMTIKKVSPTLFQMLGIYLPLITTNCAVLGVALLLVEGKMGFMSSTMFAFASAVGYSLVMIIFAGLRERLVLANVPRLFAGPPIAFIVAGMLAMAFMGFSGIATS
- a CDS encoding RnfABCDGE type electron transport complex subunit D — protein: MSQAYGMTVAAPHTTTTNSPGRIMSLVMLALAPATIYGFWLYGWPAFFLWGITIASAMLGEAFSLRWQNRTAAPVLLDGSAILTGWLLAVSLPPWAPWWIGVFGGLFATMLGKQAFGGLGQNLFNPAMVARVALLISFPVQMTAWVAPLPMFSIGAPGVLDGLLIILKGMPPALDAVTSATTLGFGKTELSRGISLLESLQHAPALSFIGNRPGSLGETAAWLVIAGGVAMMFLRIITWHIPVAMLAGIALPAAILHAVDPARYLDMGAHLLSGGAMLGAFFIATDYVTSPNSPRGQLIFGFGCGVLTYVIRTWAGYPEGVAFAVLLMNSMTPIIDTYFKPRIYGRDSKGKPLQTTN